In Streptomyces hawaiiensis, one genomic interval encodes:
- a CDS encoding glycosyl hydrolase family 95 catalytic domain-containing protein, with translation MLASAGHQVIAVRLETDDPAGFGVDLRLSTPQRRAEIRPEGDGLALLLAAPRHVVPWPRQDGVTFEDDQVRSMRAAALLRVSVEGDAASVETRDAAGPGAGGVSAPVLAVRGAAAVTVYIAIRTGFAGWNAPPSREAEECLRDAAADLAVAVALGWPALRARHLTEHRALMDRVSLRLGTADGPSDLSALATDQRLTRRADGAPDEDLCVLAFALGRYLLAASSRPGTQAANLQGIWNDRIAPPWNCQYTTNINVEMNYWPAETTALPECHEPLLDLVADLAEAGRAAARGLYGARGWTCHHNTDLWGIAVPVGKGLGEPKWAQWPMAGAWLSMHLAERWRFGREVDFLARTAFPVCVDAARFVLDLLVEDAHGYLVPSPSTSPENDFLTGEGPAGVVAGSTADVTLARELFDFVLEADRELEAAGTTRTDPDAAAVEEVRKASSRLAPLRAGTDGRIPEWPGEPEETEPHHRHLSHLIGLYPGRSLDSPALREAAHRSLEGRGEGGTGWSIAWKIGLWARLGDGASAYRRSATQGVHAVPVDRGVGGAGRRREAS, from the coding sequence GTGCTCGCCTCCGCCGGGCACCAGGTGATCGCGGTGCGGCTGGAGACCGATGACCCGGCGGGCTTCGGGGTGGACCTGAGGCTGTCCACTCCGCAGCGCCGCGCCGAGATCCGCCCCGAGGGGGACGGGCTGGCGCTGTTGCTGGCCGCCCCTCGCCATGTAGTGCCCTGGCCCCGCCAGGACGGCGTCACCTTTGAGGACGACCAGGTGCGTTCGATGCGGGCCGCGGCACTGCTGCGGGTGTCCGTCGAGGGCGATGCGGCGAGCGTCGAGACCAGGGATGCGGCCGGGCCTGGGGCCGGGGGAGTATCCGCACCGGTGCTTGCGGTACGCGGCGCGGCAGCGGTGACGGTGTACATCGCGATCCGCACCGGCTTCGCCGGATGGAACGCCCCGCCGAGTCGGGAGGCCGAGGAGTGCCTGCGGGACGCGGCGGCGGACCTCGCCGTCGCCGTCGCGCTCGGCTGGCCCGCTCTGCGCGCCCGTCATCTCACCGAACACCGCGCCCTGATGGACCGGGTCAGCCTGCGGCTGGGCACGGCCGACGGCCCGTCGGACCTGTCGGCCCTCGCGACCGACCAGCGGCTGACCCGCCGCGCCGACGGCGCCCCCGACGAGGACCTGTGCGTGCTGGCCTTCGCCTTGGGCCGCTACCTGCTGGCCGCCTCCTCCCGTCCGGGCACTCAGGCGGCCAACCTCCAGGGCATCTGGAACGACCGGATCGCGCCGCCCTGGAACTGCCAGTACACGACGAACATCAACGTCGAGATGAACTACTGGCCTGCGGAGACCACCGCCCTGCCCGAGTGCCATGAGCCGCTCCTGGACCTGGTGGCCGACCTGGCCGAGGCCGGCCGCGCTGCGGCCCGGGGCCTGTACGGGGCGCGCGGCTGGACCTGCCATCACAACACCGACCTGTGGGGGATCGCGGTGCCGGTCGGCAAGGGCCTGGGCGAGCCGAAGTGGGCACAGTGGCCGATGGCCGGGGCCTGGCTCTCGATGCACCTGGCCGAGCGCTGGCGCTTCGGGCGCGAGGTGGACTTCCTGGCGCGGACCGCCTTCCCGGTGTGCGTGGACGCGGCCCGGTTCGTCCTGGACCTGTTGGTGGAGGACGCGCACGGATACCTGGTCCCGTCCCCGTCGACCAGCCCGGAGAACGACTTCCTGACCGGCGAGGGGCCGGCCGGCGTGGTGGCCGGCAGCACGGCCGATGTGACGCTGGCCCGCGAACTCTTCGATTTCGTGCTGGAGGCCGACCGCGAACTGGAGGCCGCCGGCACCACCCGCACCGACCCGGACGCCGCGGCGGTCGAGGAGGTCCGCAAGGCCAGCTCACGCCTGGCGCCCCTGCGCGCAGGGACGGACGGCCGGATACCGGAGTGGCCGGGCGAACCGGAGGAGACCGAGCCCCACCACCGTCACCTCTCCCACCTGATCGGTCTCTACCCCGGCCGATCCCTGGACAGCCCCGCACTGCGGGAGGCGGCCCACCGGTCGCTGGAGGGGCGGGGCGAAGGCGGGACCGGCTGGTCGATCGCGTGGAAGATCGGCCTGTGGGCCCGCCTGGGAGACGGCGCGTCGGCGTACCGAAGGTCTGCGACGCAGGGGGTCCACGCTGTCCCGGTGGATCGGGGTGTGGGTGGTGCAGGCAGAAGGCGCGAGGCTAGCTGA
- a CDS encoding nucleoside/nucleotide kinase family protein, whose protein sequence is MMSAAHQSPADAAPSPGLRAGEAAVSAEPGSPPVVVRASIAQLAERARALAGRGERRILGITGAPGAGKSTLARHLVEALGPETAALVPMDGFHLSDTVLRALGRRDRKGAWDTFDADGYVHLIQRLRSRAEPVVYAPDFDRGIEESVGSALPVPRAIPLIITEGNYLLSDEGSWPRAAALLDETWYLATDDDLRRQRLVARHEEHGKPHDLAVAWTYGSDETNAEVVALGRSRADVVVTIQPA, encoded by the coding sequence ATGATGTCTGCTGCCCACCAAAGCCCTGCCGACGCGGCGCCCTCGCCGGGTCTCCGCGCCGGCGAAGCCGCGGTTTCCGCCGAGCCCGGTTCCCCGCCCGTCGTCGTCCGTGCATCCATCGCCCAACTCGCCGAGCGTGCCCGCGCCCTCGCCGGCCGGGGTGAGCGGCGGATCCTTGGCATCACCGGCGCCCCGGGGGCGGGTAAGTCGACCCTGGCCAGGCACCTGGTCGAGGCACTGGGGCCGGAGACCGCCGCTCTGGTGCCGATGGACGGCTTCCATCTGTCCGACACCGTGCTCCGCGCCCTGGGCCGCCGCGACCGCAAGGGCGCCTGGGATACCTTCGACGCCGACGGCTACGTTCACCTGATCCAGCGGCTCCGCTCCCGTGCCGAACCGGTCGTGTACGCACCCGACTTCGACCGCGGCATCGAGGAGTCCGTCGGCTCCGCCCTGCCGGTGCCACGTGCGATCCCCCTGATCATCACTGAGGGCAACTACCTGCTGTCGGACGAGGGTTCATGGCCCCGAGCCGCCGCACTTCTCGACGAGACCTGGTACCTCGCCACCGACGACGACCTCAGACGGCAACGCCTCGTGGCCCGCCACGAGGAGCACGGCAAGCCGCACGACCTGGCCGTCGCCTGGACCTACGGGAGCGACGAGACCAACGCCGAGGTGGTGGCTCTCGGCCGCTCCCGCGCCGACGTCGTCGTCACGATCCAGCCGGCTTGA